A portion of the Malania oleifera isolate guangnan ecotype guangnan chromosome 3, ASM2987363v1, whole genome shotgun sequence genome contains these proteins:
- the LOC131151447 gene encoding uncharacterized protein LOC131151447, protein MSLDKLKSMMQKKFSNWQQLNNFDLHDAGRIVILWDPLKVLVQTHHASPQAVHCTVKCLVSSNTFLCSFIYGYNSLVSRRPLWLDLVQTGSSSTMPWMLLGDFNFFLKPVERRNGSPVSVYETKDINDCFNEVGLSDLNSSGCLITWSNGNVWSKLDRVVVNQCWLGTGWNSHAVFQFPGILSDHSVCLVNFFADQDLGALPFKFFNMWSTHADFMRIVKDVWENEFVGKLQYCFCKKLQILKKPLRLLNSSNFSHISSRAEIATSEVKDLQQLLHNNPSCQSLQEDLKSKKLNALRLEEANRLFLAQLSKSKFIKYSDRGSAFFHSLL, encoded by the coding sequence ATGTCCTTGGATAAACTTAAATCAATGATGCAGAAAAAATTCAGTAATTGGCAACAACTCAACAACTTTGACCTTCATGATGCAGGAAGAATTGTGATCCTCTGGGATCCACTAAAAGTCTTGGTTCAGACCCACCATGCTAGCCCCCAAGCTGTTCACTGCACTGTCAAATGCTTAGTTTCCTCTAACACATTCCTATGCAgcttcatttatggttataattctCTGGTTTCTAGAAGACCACTGTGGCTGGATCTCGTTCAGACTGGCAGTTCCTCTACAATGCCTTGGATGCTCCTTggtgattttaattttttccttAAGCCTGTGGAAAGGAGGAATGGCAGTCCAGTGTCTGTATATGAAACAAAGGACATAAATGATTGCTTTAATGAAGTTGGCTTATCTGATCTGAACTCTTCTGGATGTCTAATTACATGGTCTAATGGAAATGTCTGGAGCAAGTTGGACAGAGTTGTGGTTAATCAGTGTTGGCTTGGCACTGGTTGGAACTCCCATGCAGTTTTTCAATTTCCTGGAATACTGTCTGATCATTCTGTTTGCTTAGTAAATTTTTTTGCTGACCAGGACCTGGGTGCTCTTCCATTTAAATTCTTCAACATGTGGTCCACTCATGCTGATTTCATGAGGATTGTAAAGGATGTTTGGGAAAATGAGTTTGTTGGTAAATTGCAATATTGCTTCTGCAAAAAGCTCCAGATCCTGAAAAAACCATTAAGACTTTTGAATTCCTCCAACTTCTCTCATATCTCATCGAGAGCTGAGATAGCCACTTCTGAAGTGAAGGACCTCCAACAATTGCTACACAACAACCCCTCATGTCAGTCCCTGCAGGAGGATTTGAAATCAAAGAAACTGAATGCCTTAAGACTTGAGGAAGCCAACAGACTATTTTTAGCTCAATTGTCCAAAAGTAAATTCATTAAGTACAGTGACAGGGGCTCTGCTTTCTTTCACAGTCTGCTTTGA